The following proteins are encoded in a genomic region of Candidatus Omnitrophota bacterium:
- a CDS encoding response regulator, with translation MRAKKAKILVIDDQEEICELTKAFLLKKDHIVFTATTQEEALKNLIKEKPHIILLDMILGEISGLDVLAKIREIDKKVKVIIVTGLYDDDAISKAKAMGIDDYIVKPFTADFLNNLILQKLFGASPKPEIK, from the coding sequence ATGAGAGCAAAAAAAGCCAAAATACTTGTAATTGATGATCAGGAAGAAATTTGTGAATTGACCAAGGCCTTTTTGCTTAAAAAAGACCATATTGTATTTACAGCTACAACTCAAGAAGAAGCGTTAAAGAACCTGATAAAAGAGAAGCCGCATATTATTTTGTTAGATATGATTTTAGGTGAGATATCGGGCCTGGATGTTCTTGCTAAGATCAGAGAAATTGATAAGAAGGTCAAAGTTATAATAGTCACCGGTTTATATGATGATGACGCTATCAGCAAGGCTAAGGCAATGGGCATTGACGATTATATTGTTAAACCATTTACCGCTGATTTCTTAAACAATTTAATTCTGCAAAAACTTTTTGGAGCCAGCCCGAAACCGGAAATAAAATAA
- a CDS encoding Lrp/AsnC family transcriptional regulator, whose product MDEILEILQKDGKASAEDIAKMLKKKPGAVKESIKKYERQGVILKYKAVINKDLVKNSGTEVRALIEVNILPQKDLGFEKIAERIYSFPEVTSCYLVSGTYDLLLVVEGKDLHAVARFVAEKLSPLENIRGTATHFLLKKYKEDGVVLKHKEENKRIAISY is encoded by the coding sequence ATGGATGAAATCCTGGAAATTTTGCAAAAAGACGGTAAGGCAAGCGCAGAAGATATTGCGAAAATGCTAAAGAAGAAGCCCGGAGCTGTAAAAGAATCAATTAAAAAATATGAAAGGCAAGGCGTTATATTAAAATATAAAGCAGTGATTAATAAGGATTTGGTGAAAAATTCAGGCACTGAAGTAAGGGCGCTTATCGAAGTTAATATTCTTCCGCAAAAAGATTTAGGTTTTGAAAAAATTGCTGAGCGGATTTATTCTTTCCCGGAGGTTACCAGCTGTTATCTTGTTTCCGGGACGTATGATTTGCTTTTGGTTGTGGAGGGAAAAGATTTGCATGCGGTAGCAAGGTTTGTCGCCGAGAAATTGTCGCCTTTAGAGAATATTAGAGGGACGGCAACACATTTCTTGCTTAAGAAATATAAAGAAGACGGGGTAGTCTTAAAACATAAAGAAGAAAATAAGAGGATAGCAATATCATATTAA
- a CDS encoding aminotransferase class I/II-fold pyridoxal phosphate-dependent enzyme yields MKNIVSKKVQVMQPSGIRAFFDLVLGMKDVVSLGVGEPDFVTPWQIREAGIYSLEQGFTSYTSNKGLYKLRLTLSRNLKQKHNLDYSADNDILITVGVSEGLDLALRAIINPGDKVIVLCPSYVSYGPVAELAGGVAEYIDTTPHGFKLTPKILEKHIDSKTKAIIFNYPANPTGVSYNKKELSEINKVLVKHKVLCISDECYDELTYDFAHTPFATLKGAKENTIYLNGFSKSYAMTGWRIGWACGPSEIIAAMTKIHQYTIMCVPITSQMAACEALEIGKGAVEEMKLEYKRRREFIIKELNRIGLKCRLPQGAFYAFASIKNTGLSSIDFCQKLLKEQKVAVVPGTAFGSCGEGYVRISYASSLESIKEALSRISLFLKNR; encoded by the coding sequence ATGAAAAACATCGTTTCTAAAAAAGTTCAGGTAATGCAGCCATCGGGAATCCGTGCTTTTTTTGATTTAGTGCTCGGTATGAAAGATGTTGTTTCTCTTGGGGTAGGTGAGCCGGATTTTGTTACCCCCTGGCAGATCCGGGAGGCAGGGATCTATTCTTTAGAGCAGGGCTTTACTTCCTATACTTCAAACAAGGGTTTGTATAAATTAAGGTTAACGCTTAGCCGGAATCTTAAACAGAAGCATAATCTGGATTATTCTGCTGATAATGACATCCTTATTACTGTAGGGGTAAGCGAAGGCTTGGATTTGGCACTTAGGGCAATTATAAATCCGGGAGATAAGGTAATAGTGCTTTGCCCAAGCTATGTTTCTTATGGCCCGGTTGCAGAATTAGCAGGAGGAGTTGCAGAATATATTGATACAACGCCTCACGGCTTTAAGCTTACGCCAAAAATACTGGAAAAGCATATTGATAGTAAAACTAAGGCGATTATCTTTAATTATCCGGCTAATCCTACAGGGGTTTCTTATAACAAAAAAGAGTTAAGCGAAATCAATAAGGTTTTAGTAAAGCACAAAGTCCTTTGTATTTCCGACGAGTGTTATGATGAACTAACCTATGATTTTGCACATACTCCTTTTGCGACTTTAAAAGGCGCAAAAGAAAATACAATCTATCTTAACGGTTTCTCAAAAAGTTATGCGATGACCGGATGGCGTATCGGCTGGGCATGCGGGCCGTCTGAAATTATCGCTGCAATGACTAAAATTCATCAATATACGATTATGTGCGTCCCAATTACAAGCCAGATGGCTGCTTGTGAGGCGCTTGAGATTGGAAAGGGTGCAGTTGAAGAAATGAAACTGGAATATAAAAGAAGAAGAGAGTTTATCATCAAGGAGTTAAACCGTATTGGCCTTAAATGCCGCCTGCCACAAGGGGCTTTCTATGCCTTTGCTTCTATAAAAAATACAGGGTTAAGCTCAATTGATTTCTGTCAGAAATTATTGAAAGAACAGAAAGTTGCAGTTGTCCCGGGGACGGCTTTTGGCAGTTGTGGAGAAGGATACGTAAGAATTTCTTATGCTTCCAGCCTTGAAAGTATAAAAGAAGCCTTAAGTAGAATAAGCTTATTTCTTAAAAATAGGTAG
- a CDS encoding GAF and ANTAR domain-containing protein yields the protein MAKKKDSYDIYIKQINALSKVASLITSGLYVEELLRLIVQVTAEIMDSKISSLMLLDPQKKELVIKATQSISEAYNKKPNIKLGEGIAGIVAKQNKAETILDVKEDERYLNRDIAKKEGLCSLASVPLAVKSRVIGVLNCYTSKKHKFTKHELDLLTALASQAAVAIENAELHLRAVSAEEALTTRKLIERAKDILAQEANISFSEAFRLIQKQSMDSRKSMREIAEAIILAKDVREQKK from the coding sequence ATGGCTAAGAAGAAAGATAGTTACGATATTTATATTAAGCAGATTAATGCATTATCAAAAGTAGCAAGCTTGATTACTTCAGGCTTGTATGTTGAAGAGCTTTTGCGTTTGATCGTTCAGGTTACTGCTGAGATAATGGATTCTAAAATCTCCTCGCTTATGCTGCTTGATCCACAGAAGAAAGAATTAGTGATTAAGGCGACTCAGTCTATTTCGGAAGCATATAACAAAAAACCAAATATCAAGTTGGGGGAAGGTATTGCTGGGATAGTTGCCAAGCAGAATAAAGCAGAGACAATTTTGGATGTTAAAGAAGATGAACGTTATCTAAACCGCGATATTGCGAAAAAGGAAGGTTTGTGTTCTTTGGCAAGCGTGCCCTTGGCAGTCAAATCAAGAGTTATCGGTGTGCTTAATTGCTATACTTCAAAAAAACATAAGTTTACGAAACATGAGTTGGATTTGCTTACTGCTTTGGCAAGCCAGGCGGCAGTTGCTATAGAAAACGCTGAATTGCATTTAAGGGCTGTAAGCGCTGAAGAGGCGTTAACCACCCGTAAGCTCATTGAAAGGGCAAAAGATATACTTGCGCAGGAAGCCAATATTTCATTTTCCGAGGCCTTTCGTTTAATCCAGAAACAAAGCATGGATTCGCGTAAATCCATGCGTGAGATTGCCGAGGCGATAATTCTGGCAAAGGATGTAAGAGAGCAAAAGAAGTAG
- a CDS encoding NAD+ synthase, translating to MNTNLRIGLAQINSTVGDLFGNCEKIKEYLSRAVKLGVDIVSFPELAVTGYPPEDLLHKQKFVRDNLAALKEIAVGTKGLTAIVGFVDKGKNGLYNAAAIISEGKIKGVYHKMLLPNYGVFDERRYFQAGDKPLVFRIGKVVFGVNICEDVWHMCGPTVSQAKAGAGIIFNINASPFSAGKVKEREEIVKKQARLNKVFLAYNNLVGAQDELVFDGQSMVVGSQGKVIARAEAFKEDLLVLDLNVPETKLNNAKKAVVVQSALPLKDKKSIENKIVKTLDYVPEVYKALVLGLSDYVCKNGFKKVVIGLSGGIDSGIVAALAKEALGKDNVVGVFMPSRYSSGDSRQDAVQLADNLGIKFLDIPIEDVYKTYLLILEPHFAGRNPNIAEENLQARIRGNILMALSNKFGWLVLTTGNKSEMSTGYATLYGDMAGGFAVIKDVPKTLVYKLAAYINTNSNVIPQRMITKEPTAELKPNQKDSDTLPKYEELDPILKAYVEEDKELEKIVNLGFDREVVSKVLLMVDNSEYKRRQSPPGIKITPKAFGRDRRMPITNRYRG from the coding sequence ATGAATACGAATTTAAGGATCGGCCTTGCCCAGATTAATAGCACAGTCGGGGATCTTTTTGGCAATTGTGAAAAGATTAAAGAATATTTATCTAGAGCTGTCAAGCTGGGAGTTGATATTGTTTCTTTCCCCGAATTAGCAGTCACAGGATACCCTCCGGAAGACCTATTACACAAGCAAAAGTTTGTAAGAGATAATTTAGCGGCTTTAAAAGAGATAGCCGTTGGAACAAAAGGATTGACTGCGATTGTTGGTTTCGTGGATAAAGGCAAAAACGGCCTTTATAATGCTGCAGCAATAATTTCTGAAGGAAAAATCAAAGGTGTATATCATAAAATGCTTCTGCCTAATTATGGGGTATTTGATGAGAGGCGTTATTTTCAGGCGGGAGATAAGCCTTTGGTGTTTAGGATTGGAAAAGTAGTTTTTGGAGTTAACATCTGCGAGGATGTCTGGCATATGTGCGGCCCTACAGTTTCCCAGGCAAAAGCGGGAGCCGGGATTATTTTTAATATTAATGCTTCGCCGTTTTCTGCAGGAAAAGTAAAAGAAAGAGAAGAGATTGTAAAGAAACAGGCGCGTTTGAATAAAGTTTTTTTAGCCTATAATAATTTAGTAGGCGCACAGGATGAATTGGTTTTTGACGGGCAAAGCATGGTAGTAGGTAGCCAGGGCAAGGTGATTGCAAGGGCAGAGGCTTTTAAAGAGGATTTATTGGTCTTGGATTTGAATGTCCCTGAAACAAAACTTAATAATGCAAAAAAAGCTGTTGTTGTGCAGTCAGCACTGCCACTTAAAGATAAAAAGAGTATTGAAAACAAGATTGTCAAAACATTAGATTATGTCCCGGAAGTTTATAAGGCTTTAGTTTTAGGTTTAAGCGATTATGTTTGTAAAAATGGTTTTAAAAAAGTAGTCATTGGTTTAAGCGGCGGTATTGATTCTGGGATTGTTGCGGCTTTGGCAAAAGAAGCCTTGGGAAAAGATAATGTGGTAGGCGTGTTTATGCCTTCACGTTATTCTTCCGGGGATTCCAGGCAAGACGCAGTCCAATTAGCGGATAATTTGGGGATTAAATTCTTAGATATCCCTATAGAAGATGTATATAAAACATACCTATTAATTTTAGAGCCGCATTTTGCAGGGAGAAATCCTAATATTGCAGAGGAGAATCTCCAGGCGCGCATAAGAGGGAATATCTTAATGGCGCTTTCTAATAAATTCGGCTGGCTTGTATTAACTACTGGAAATAAGTCAGAGATGTCTACCGGTTACGCCACTCTTTACGGAGATATGGCAGGTGGTTTTGCCGTGATTAAAGATGTGCCGAAGACGTTGGTTTATAAATTAGCCGCATATATTAATACAAACTCCAACGTTATCCCGCAGCGCATGATTACTAAAGAGCCTACGGCAGAGCTTAAACCAAACCAGAAGGATAGCGATACTCTTCCTAAATACGAGGAATTGGATCCAATTTTAAAGGCTTATGTGGAAGAAGATAAGGAGCTGGAAAAGATTGTCAATTTAGGTTTTGATAGAGAAGTTGTTTCTAAAGTTCTGCTTATGGTAGACAATAGTGAGTATAAGCGCAGGCAATCTCCCCCGGGGATTAAAATCACCCCTAAGGCGTTTGGCAGGGACAGGAGAATGCCGATTACTAATAGGTATAGAGGTTAA
- the gpmA gene encoding 2,3-diphosphoglycerate-dependent phosphoglycerate mutase, producing MKKIVLLRHGESTWNKENRFTGWTDVDLSDKGKEEAKAAGVVLKKEGFVFDIAYTSVLKRAIRTLWMALDELDLMWIPVYNSWRLNERHYGSLQGLNKSEMAAKYGEDQVLIWRRSYDIQPPALEAKDPRFPGHDPRYKSLDKKDVPYTECLKDTVARFLPYWHEVIAPSIKEGKRVIIAAHGNSLRALVKYLDNVSDEEIVKLNIPTGIPLVYELDDNLKPIKHYYLGDQDEIKKAMDKVANQGKAK from the coding sequence ATGAAAAAAATAGTACTTCTAAGGCATGGAGAAAGCACCTGGAATAAAGAAAACCGTTTTACCGGCTGGACTGACGTAGATCTTTCCGATAAAGGCAAAGAAGAAGCCAAAGCCGCGGGCGTAGTTTTAAAAAAAGAAGGTTTTGTGTTTGATATCGCCTATACTTCTGTATTAAAAAGGGCGATTAGGACGCTTTGGATGGCTCTTGATGAATTGGATTTGATGTGGATACCCGTTTATAATTCCTGGAGATTGAATGAAAGGCATTATGGCAGCCTTCAGGGTTTGAATAAATCAGAGATGGCGGCAAAATACGGCGAGGATCAGGTTTTAATCTGGAGAAGAAGCTATGATATCCAGCCTCCGGCATTAGAAGCAAAGGACCCAAGATTCCCCGGGCATGACCCCAGGTATAAGTCGTTAGATAAAAAAGATGTTCCTTATACAGAATGTTTAAAAGATACCGTAGCCAGATTCCTGCCTTATTGGCATGAAGTTATTGCACCAAGTATAAAAGAAGGTAAGAGAGTTATTATCGCAGCTCATGGCAATAGTTTGCGCGCATTGGTAAAATACCTTGATAATGTTTCTGATGAGGAAATTGTAAAATTAAATATTCCAACCGGGATCCCGCTTGTGTACGAGCTGGACGATAATTTAAAGCCGATTAAACATTATTATTTAGGCGATCAGGACGAGATAAAAAAAGCTATGGATAAAGTTGCAAATCAGGGGAAAGCTAAATAA
- a CDS encoding glutamine synthetase III: MGLRQELLFEIKAVEFNKKESPKKVSSYFGENTFSMSTMQKYISKPTFQAFKRWMSEGVIISLQQANEIADAMKEWAMSKGATYYTHWFQPMTGLTAEKHDSFISFVDNGKVIEKFSGSKLIQGEPDASSFPSGGIRATFEARGYTAWDPSSPAFIIESTLGKTLCIPTIFISYHGAALDKKLPLIRSDEALNKAAVGLLKLFGHKDIKKVFSTCGPEQEYFLIDKHYYNLRQDLVMAGRTLVGAPSPKGQQLEDQYFGTIKERVVNFMFEVAEEAYKLGIPVMTRHNEVAPHQYEFAPIFEESNIAADHNQLLMDLMKKVALKHNLVCLLHEKPFAGVNGSGKHLNWSLADDKGNNLLNPGETPEDNLQFLAILAAVLRAVYLHSDLLRASVAMAGNEHRLGANEAPPAIMSVFLGDQLTSILDTIEKGAKTKVSKRDIIDLGIARLPKFNKDSTDRNRTSPFAFTGAKFEFRAVGSSQNISTPIAVINTIIAESLDFVAEMINKNGSGKDFNTKVLQVIAKIIKETKDIRFEGNNYSPEWVKEAKKRGLPNVASTAESLEALTRQNNIALFEKYKVFSKEELVARYHIWVHTYNLVLEIEANTLNEMVNASIVPAGSEYENLLASNLVRLTRLKKEAGLKFEAAALNDQKEHLSDVVSKIYYVRRNTKEMMKLLSKAGKLDGKARAKIYFGQLKPLMEHIRKHADALECVVSDEHWDLPKYREMLFVK; the protein is encoded by the coding sequence ATGGGCTTAAGACAAGAGCTGTTATTTGAAATTAAAGCAGTTGAGTTTAACAAAAAAGAATCTCCTAAAAAAGTCTCAAGCTATTTTGGCGAAAATACTTTTAGCATGTCTACAATGCAAAAGTATATCTCTAAACCCACTTTTCAGGCTTTTAAACGCTGGATGTCCGAAGGTGTTATTATCAGTTTGCAGCAGGCAAATGAGATTGCCGATGCGATGAAAGAATGGGCGATGTCTAAGGGCGCAACATATTACACCCATTGGTTCCAGCCGATGACCGGGTTAACAGCAGAAAAGCACGATAGTTTCATTTCTTTTGTAGATAATGGCAAGGTGATTGAGAAGTTTTCTGGGTCGAAGTTAATCCAAGGCGAGCCCGATGCTTCAAGTTTTCCTTCAGGTGGTATCCGTGCAACATTCGAAGCAAGAGGATACACTGCATGGGATCCTTCAAGCCCCGCATTTATCATTGAAAGCACATTAGGTAAAACACTTTGTATCCCTACGATTTTTATCTCATATCATGGTGCTGCTCTTGATAAGAAATTACCACTCATCCGTTCTGACGAAGCACTAAATAAGGCAGCAGTTGGTTTGTTAAAGCTTTTCGGCCATAAGGATATTAAAAAAGTATTTTCTACCTGTGGTCCGGAACAGGAATATTTTTTGATTGATAAACATTATTATAATTTACGTCAAGATTTGGTTATGGCAGGGCGTACTTTAGTCGGTGCCCCATCCCCCAAGGGCCAGCAATTAGAAGATCAGTATTTCGGCACAATCAAAGAACGCGTAGTTAATTTTATGTTTGAAGTTGCCGAAGAAGCCTACAAATTAGGTATCCCGGTAATGACAAGGCATAATGAAGTAGCCCCTCATCAGTATGAATTCGCTCCAATCTTTGAGGAATCTAATATCGCAGCTGACCATAACCAATTATTAATGGATTTGATGAAGAAAGTAGCGCTTAAACATAATTTGGTTTGTCTTTTGCATGAAAAACCTTTTGCCGGAGTTAACGGAAGCGGGAAACATCTTAACTGGTCATTAGCTGATGATAAAGGGAATAATTTACTAAACCCCGGGGAAACTCCGGAAGATAATCTACAGTTCTTGGCTATTTTAGCTGCTGTGTTGCGTGCAGTGTATCTACATTCTGATCTTTTGAGAGCAAGTGTCGCTATGGCAGGAAACGAACATCGTTTAGGCGCCAATGAAGCTCCTCCTGCGATTATGAGTGTTTTCTTAGGTGATCAGCTTACTTCTATTCTTGATACAATAGAAAAAGGAGCAAAGACCAAGGTTTCAAAGCGCGATATTATTGATTTAGGTATTGCAAGATTGCCTAAGTTTAATAAAGATTCAACTGATAGGAACCGTACTTCGCCTTTTGCTTTTACTGGAGCAAAGTTTGAATTCCGTGCAGTCGGTTCATCGCAGAATATTTCAACACCTATCGCAGTAATTAATACTATTATTGCTGAGAGTTTAGATTTTGTTGCGGAGATGATTAATAAAAATGGTTCAGGCAAGGATTTTAATACAAAAGTGCTGCAGGTAATTGCAAAAATTATTAAAGAAACTAAAGATATCCGTTTTGAAGGGAATAACTATTCTCCGGAGTGGGTAAAAGAAGCTAAAAAGAGAGGTCTTCCTAATGTTGCTTCAACTGCCGAGTCTTTAGAAGCCCTGACAAGACAAAATAATATCGCCTTATTTGAGAAATATAAAGTTTTCTCTAAGGAAGAACTTGTCGCAAGATATCATATCTGGGTACATACCTATAATCTGGTTTTAGAGATAGAAGCAAATACTTTAAATGAAATGGTTAACGCAAGCATAGTTCCCGCTGGCAGCGAGTACGAAAACTTATTGGCCAGTAACTTAGTCAGGCTTACCCGTTTAAAGAAAGAGGCTGGTTTGAAGTTTGAAGCAGCAGCGCTCAATGATCAGAAGGAGCATTTAAGCGATGTAGTTTCTAAAATTTACTATGTCAGGCGTAATACTAAAGAGATGATGAAGCTTCTTAGCAAGGCTGGGAAGTTAGATGGTAAAGCTCGCGCAAAAATCTATTTTGGCCAGCTTAAACCATTAATGGAGCATATCAGGAAGCACGCGGATGCTTTGGAATGCGTGGTCTCTGATGAGCATTGGGACCTGCCAAAGTATAGAGAAATGCTGTTTGTAAAATAA